TCTTCCAGTTCGCTGGGATCGGGCCGCAGGTCGCCATCGAGGTATTCGGCCGTGAAGCCCACCATGAGGCCGTTGGGGAAAGGCCAGGGCTGGCTGCCAAAGTAGCGCAGGTGCTGGATGCGGATGCCCAGTTCTTCCGCCACCTCCCGGTGCACGCACTGCTCCAGGGATTCGCCGGGCTCTGCGAACCCCGCCACGGCGCTGTAGACGCCGGGCTTGAAATGCGGTGATCGGGCGAGGGCCCACTGGCGCCGCTCACCCTCGCCCCGGTGGATGAGCACGATGATGGCGATGGCATTGGAGGGGAACACCGTGCGGCCACAGGCCGGACAGCGCCGCCCCTGCCCCTCGCCCGGTTCCAGGGCCGTGGCACACCCCCCGCAGAACCGGTGGCCCTCCTCCCATTCCAGCCACTGGTGCGCCCGTCCGGCCTGAAGCCAGTCCTCCTGGGCCATCCGGGGATGGGCGTCGCGCAGACCCAAGGCCTCCACCCCTGGAGGGAGGGGTTGCTCGGGAGAGACCCGCTGGGCCAGCCATCCCTCTGGCAGCCGAAGGCTGGTCAACGTTGGGAGGTCCGCCGGCAGGGCCTCGAAAGGCAGCCAGAGCCGGTTTTCCTGAAACACCATGCGCCTGTCGTTCATTCCCACCTCGGCCCTTCCAGCCTAGCCAGGGTTTGGCGCTGCAGGCAGGTGGGCGACCGCCCTTCCACCCATAAACCGGAGCCTCGCCTGCCCGTAGGCTGGCAAGGAGCCCCCATGCCTTCGAACATGACCCATGCCCGGATGGCGGGCCTGCTCTATCTGGTGGTGGTGCTGACCGGCTTCTTCAGCCTCGCCTACGTCCCTTCGCAGACCCTGGTTCCTGGAGACGCCGCCGGGACGCTGAACCGCATCGCATCTTCCGAATCGCTATTCCGCCTGGGCATCGCGGCGGGCTTTCTGTGTTACCTGGCCTTCCTCTTGCTCCCTTTCCCGCTCTACAGGCTGCTTAGCCCAGTCCACAACGGCGCCGCCCTCCTCATGGTCGCCTTCGTGCTGGTGAGCACCCCCATCTCCTTCCTCACCCTCACTCACAAGCTCAACATCGTGTCGTTCCTGGGGGAAGGTGGGCGCCTCGGGACGCTCCGCGGAGAGCAGCTGCAAACCCAGGTGATGCTGTCACTGGAGGCCTACCGGAACGGTGTGCTGCTCGCCAAGATCTTCTGGGGCCTCTGGCTGCTGCCCTTCGGCTACCTCGTCTACAAGTCCCGCCTGCTCCCCAGGGTTCTGGGCCTGTTGCTCATGGCGGGGTGCTTCGGCTACCTGATCGATGTCTTCGCCCGGGTGCTGGCGCACGGATACGCTGGGAGCCGCCTGGCAGCCTTCATTCCGATGCCCGGTTCTCTCGGTGAGATCAGCATCTGCCTGTGGCTTCTGATCGTGGGCGCCCGGGAATCAGCGCGCGCCGCGGGCTGAGGCCCGATCACACGAACAGCAGGGCATGAACCGGTGGCAGATGTTCGGCGAACGTGAGCCAGTTCTGACAGGGCCTGCATGACAAAGCCTTCCCCGGCCGGGGACACCGGATCGCTGAGCCCCTGCCGTTCGCTGATGGGCACTCCGTCCACATAGATCGCCATGTGAACCCTCGGGGCGCCGTGCTCATCCAGCACGTAATCGCGGAGCTTCGGATAACCCGCAAAGGCCGCTTCCAGGCTTCCCGCACCGTGCTGCCCATCGCCCGCCGGGCGGACAGGCCACATGACGCTGGAGGTTGCGGGTGAATGAGACATGAGGCATGGGCGTTCGGAGGAATGCGCAAAAGAGCAGCGCCCCATGATGTTTGTCAAGACAGACGATGTTCAGGCCCGCCCTCCCTCCGTGTGCCCCATCTGTCGAATCAATCCGAGCGGCCACCGGTCAGCCTTTTGGCCCCTGGCCGGAAAAAGCCTATAATGAACGTTGTCACTAGACCCTTTTACCTCAGGGGGCACCGATGCAGGTCGGAAGCGTCCAGAGTTCCTTGAATGCAGGGCTTCAGCCCCTGAAGGCGTCAGCCAAGGTGGCGACTCAGGCCAAGAGCACGACCTACATTGATCCCCGTGACACCAATCAGGATGGGGTCGTATC
This sequence is a window from Geothrix sp. PMB-07. Protein-coding genes within it:
- the nudC gene encoding NAD(+) diphosphatase: MNDRRMVFQENRLWLPFEALPADLPTLTSLRLPEGWLAQRVSPEQPLPPGVEALGLRDAHPRMAQEDWLQAGRAHQWLEWEEGHRFCGGCATALEPGEGQGRRCPACGRTVFPSNAIAIIVLIHRGEGERRQWALARSPHFKPGVYSAVAGFAEPGESLEQCVHREVAEELGIRIQHLRYFGSQPWPFPNGLMVGFTAEYLDGDLRPDPSELEDARWFGKEEMPPLPSPISIARWMIDAALGHPWHEPGAAS
- a CDS encoding DUF4386 domain-containing protein, which codes for MPSNMTHARMAGLLYLVVVLTGFFSLAYVPSQTLVPGDAAGTLNRIASSESLFRLGIAAGFLCYLAFLLLPFPLYRLLSPVHNGAALLMVAFVLVSTPISFLTLTHKLNIVSFLGEGGRLGTLRGEQLQTQVMLSLEAYRNGVLLAKIFWGLWLLPFGYLVYKSRLLPRVLGLLLMAGCFGYLIDVFARVLAHGYAGSRLAAFIPMPGSLGEISICLWLLIVGARESARAAG